Sequence from the Paenibacillus riograndensis SBR5 genome:
GGCTGGACAAATAAGACGCCAATGCCAAGTGCCAGCAGGCCAAGCAGAATCCAGCCAAGAAAACTCAAGTCAAGCACAAACATGCGGAACTTATGTCCGTGTGTCATTTGCTTGCTTAATTCCACTGCACGGTTATACCCGATGTTTGGATTGTCCGCAAGGATGTATGGGACCTGACTGTACGCATAGGATTTTACTATTCCTGGAATGATCAACAGCAGGAACCATAAAAAATTCAAAAAACCTCTCCAGAGCATGGTAAGAACGATAGCCCAATACCGGTCCTTATTAAACGCATAGCCGATATTGCCCATTCGTACTTCGCCTTCGGCAGATTGCTTGAAATACCGCATTGAACCTACTGTAAGAGGAGAACCGATCAGGATATGAAATGCAATTCCAAGTATTGCGATGATGCTAACTATGAATAATACGAGTACAAGAAAAGGCCATAACACGCCCCAATCGAAATCCAGGCCGGAGCCGGGCAGTTCTGAACGGGTTGATGATCTCAAATTATTTAAGCTTGGGAGACCTGAGCCTTCTCCGAGAATGACCAGAATTAAACTCACCACAAAAGCCTTCCAATACGATGTGCGGAGTACATCCTTAGCCCTTCGCTTTATTTCCGTACGTTCCCACATAAAATAACCACTCTCCTCATTTGCATTATGTACTTCGTCTTACAATAGATACCATAGAATATGTCATAAGACAAACTATTAATTACTATAACTTTTGGTGTGGACTGAAGATTGCAGCACTCTGTACAAACCTTTCATCGATAAAG
This genomic interval carries:
- a CDS encoding DUF975 family protein, giving the protein MRSSTRSELPGSGLDFDWGVLWPFLVLVLFIVSIIAILGIAFHILIGSPLTVGSMRYFKQSAEGEVRMGNIGYAFNKDRYWAIVLTMLWRGFLNFLWFLLLIIPGIVKSYAYSQVPYILADNPNIGYNRAVELSKQMTHGHKFRMFVLDLSFLGWILLGLLALGIGVLFVQPYINATKAELYLELRHNALVYNLTTEHELRLAQIPYF